A single genomic interval of Cupriavidus sp. MP-37 harbors:
- a CDS encoding four-helix bundle copper-binding protein codes for MPHQNFQHCIDECNACAVACEHCAASCLSEPNVHEMAECIRLDLDCAAMCRMASAYMARGSRFAKDLCNLCATACEACGAECERHAAQHCQECAQACRRCAQACRAMA; via the coding sequence ATGCCGCATCAGAATTTTCAACACTGTATCGACGAGTGCAATGCTTGCGCAGTGGCATGCGAGCACTGCGCCGCCTCGTGTCTAAGTGAGCCGAACGTACACGAGATGGCCGAGTGCATTCGCCTGGATCTCGATTGCGCCGCAATGTGCCGGATGGCCAGCGCCTATATGGCGCGGGGAAGTCGCTTCGCCAAGGATCTGTGCAACCTTTGCGCGACCGCTTGCGAAGCATGCGGTGCCGAGTGCGAGCGACATGCGGCTCAGCATTGCCAGGAATGCGCTCAAGCGTGCCGGCGTTGTGCGCAGGCATGCCGCGCCATGGCGTAG
- a CDS encoding phage integrase family protein — MKSRLTLPNSTSSASTGMDTAPTDASTALPDAASLAALRAWHAGLSSRQAVAQYLGEERARGQSSRAVLGRIRRRLALLARERGRDDLAALFEMPASARVAQGRVADRAIEVLRTLPTPQPAITDDIGRWLPARAVAALRAHGIETLAALTVRVPRRRRWWAAIPRLGATGARQIEAFFAAHPELTERARALIVQERRSSVVPWEQLRLPHQVDGSEGRFRAPRATCTLTADNDYEAVQAWLALHESPATHRTYRKEAERLILWAIVERQRPLSSLTTEDAVAYRAFLRRPMPRERWVGPPRPRSSPDWRPFTGALAARSVAHALSILGAMFRWLVEQRYVLANPFAGIKVRGGGRTAALDNSRAFTDGEWKLVRTIADGLEWSYGWEAAAAQRLRFVLDFAYATGLRPSELVGATLGDIWTDAQGDEWLELTGKGGRSGNVAMPPLARRAVERYLTERGLPISRRLWRPEVRLVGDLGSEPEIGISSTRLWHVVKRFFKLAADVIGADHPAAADKLRRASPHWMRHTHATHALGSGAELTIVRDNLRHASVSTTSIYLHSDEVKRARQIGEAFGA; from the coding sequence ATGAAATCACGCCTGACCCTACCTAACTCCACATCATCCGCCAGCACGGGTATGGATACGGCCCCGACCGATGCCTCCACGGCACTCCCCGATGCCGCGTCCCTGGCCGCGCTGCGTGCCTGGCATGCCGGCCTGAGCTCCCGGCAAGCCGTGGCGCAATACCTGGGGGAGGAGAGGGCGCGCGGCCAATCCTCGCGCGCCGTGCTGGGCCGCATTCGCCGCCGGCTTGCCTTGCTGGCACGCGAGCGCGGCCGCGACGATCTGGCCGCGTTGTTCGAGATGCCGGCGTCGGCGCGGGTGGCGCAGGGCAGGGTGGCCGACCGTGCTATCGAGGTCCTGCGCACGCTGCCGACGCCACAGCCAGCGATCACCGACGACATCGGCCGCTGGCTACCGGCCCGCGCCGTCGCCGCCCTGCGCGCCCACGGCATCGAGACGCTGGCGGCGCTGACGGTGCGCGTGCCCAGGCGCCGACGCTGGTGGGCAGCCATCCCGAGGCTGGGCGCGACCGGTGCCAGACAGATCGAGGCGTTCTTCGCCGCGCATCCCGAGCTGACCGAGCGGGCCCGCGCGCTGATCGTGCAGGAGCGGCGCAGCAGCGTCGTGCCGTGGGAGCAGCTACGCTTGCCCCATCAGGTCGACGGCTCCGAAGGGCGCTTTCGCGCCCCGCGCGCGACGTGCACCTTGACCGCGGACAACGACTACGAGGCGGTGCAGGCCTGGCTGGCGCTGCACGAGTCACCGGCTACTCACCGCACCTACCGCAAGGAAGCGGAACGGCTGATCCTGTGGGCCATCGTCGAGCGTCAGCGGCCGCTGTCGTCGTTGACCACCGAAGACGCCGTGGCCTACCGCGCCTTCCTGCGGCGTCCCATGCCACGAGAGCGGTGGGTCGGGCCGCCACGCCCGCGCTCGTCGCCGGACTGGCGGCCGTTCACCGGTGCGCTGGCCGCACGCTCGGTCGCCCATGCGCTGTCCATCCTTGGGGCGATGTTCCGGTGGCTGGTCGAGCAACGCTACGTGCTGGCCAATCCCTTCGCCGGCATCAAGGTGCGCGGCGGCGGCCGCACCGCGGCGCTGGACAATTCGCGCGCCTTTACCGACGGTGAATGGAAGTTGGTGCGGACCATTGCCGACGGGCTCGAGTGGTCCTACGGTTGGGAGGCCGCCGCGGCGCAGCGCCTGCGCTTCGTGCTGGATTTTGCCTATGCAACGGGGCTACGTCCCAGCGAGCTGGTAGGAGCCACGCTCGGGGATATCTGGACCGACGCGCAAGGCGACGAATGGCTCGAGCTGACCGGCAAGGGCGGCCGCAGCGGCAACGTGGCAATGCCCCCGTTGGCGCGGCGGGCGGTGGAGCGCTACCTGACGGAACGCGGACTGCCCATCAGTCGGCGTTTGTGGCGTCCCGAGGTCCGCCTGGTCGGTGATCTGGGCAGCGAGCCCGAGATCGGCATCTCCAGCACGCGGCTATGGCATGTGGTGAAGCGGTTCTTCAAGCTGGCTGCGGATGTCATTGGTGCGGACCATCCGGCGGCGGCGGACAAGCTGCGCCGCGCCAGTCCCCACTGGATGCGCCATACGCACGCCACACACGCGCTAGGAAGCGGCGCGGAACTGACCATCGTTCGAGACAACCTGCGGCATGCGTCCGTGTCGACGACGTCGATCTACCTGCACAGCGACGAGGTAAAAAGGGCAAGGCAGATCGGAGAGGCATTTGGGGCGTAA
- a CDS encoding heavy metal response regulator transcription factor translates to MKLLVVEDESKTGQYLRQGLTEAGFVVDLVGNGLDGQHLALNESYDLIILDVMLPDLDGWRILLSLRAAESAVPVLFLTARDSVADRVKGLELGADDYLVKPFAFSELLARVRTLLRRGTVQMGLDRIQVGDLVLDLSRRRASRGGRRIALTSKEFALLELLARRRGEVLPRSLIASQVWDMNFDSDSNVIDVAIRRLRAKIDDDFDAKLIQTVRGMGYVLEAPEGQE, encoded by the coding sequence ATGAAACTGCTCGTCGTAGAGGACGAATCCAAGACAGGCCAGTACCTGCGCCAGGGATTGACCGAGGCCGGATTCGTTGTCGACCTGGTTGGCAACGGGCTTGATGGACAACACCTGGCGCTCAACGAGTCTTACGATCTGATTATTCTCGACGTCATGCTGCCGGACCTCGATGGCTGGAGAATTCTGCTGAGCCTGCGCGCGGCCGAGAGCGCGGTTCCGGTCTTGTTCCTTACTGCCCGCGACAGCGTCGCTGATCGGGTCAAGGGACTGGAGCTCGGCGCGGACGATTACCTGGTAAAGCCATTTGCATTCTCCGAACTGTTGGCTCGCGTCCGGACGCTGCTGCGCCGCGGCACTGTGCAGATGGGGCTGGACCGCATTCAGGTGGGCGACCTGGTGCTTGATCTTAGTCGACGTCGCGCTTCGCGCGGAGGTCGCCGGATAGCGCTGACCAGCAAGGAGTTTGCGCTGCTCGAACTGCTCGCCCGCAGGCGGGGAGAAGTTCTGCCCCGCTCGTTGATTGCGTCCCAGGTGTGGGATATGAACTTCGACAGCGACAGCAATGTGATCGACGTTGCGATTCGCCGCTTGCGAGCCAAGATCGACGACGACTTCGACGCCAAGCTGATTCAGACGGTGCGAGGCATGGGGTACGTGCTGGAAGCGCCCGAGGGGCAAGAATGA
- the czcR gene encoding heavy metal homeostasis two-component system response regulator CzcR, with product MRVLVVEDEPRTAEYLQKGLSESGFVVDIANNGGDGLHMAEETDYDVIILDVMLPGMDGWTVIKSIRSKSETPVLFLTALDDVADRVRGFELGADDYLVKPFAFAELLARIRRCLRQSTSKESERLRIADLDIDVLGRRVFRGTTRIELTNQEFSLLHLLMRRRGEVLSRTTIASQVWDVNFDTDTNVVDVAIRRLRSKVDDPFDQKLIHTVRGMGYVLDPERGR from the coding sequence GTGCGGGTACTTGTTGTAGAAGACGAACCGCGTACTGCGGAGTATTTGCAGAAGGGATTGTCGGAGTCGGGTTTCGTGGTCGACATCGCGAACAATGGTGGCGATGGGCTCCACATGGCGGAAGAGACCGACTACGACGTCATCATCCTGGACGTCATGCTGCCAGGTATGGACGGGTGGACGGTCATCAAGTCCATTCGATCCAAGTCCGAGACACCCGTACTGTTTCTGACGGCGCTGGATGATGTGGCGGATCGTGTCAGAGGCTTCGAGTTGGGGGCAGACGATTACCTGGTCAAGCCCTTCGCCTTTGCCGAGCTCCTTGCCCGTATCCGGCGTTGCTTGCGCCAAAGCACCTCGAAGGAGTCCGAGCGATTGCGCATTGCCGATCTGGACATCGACGTGCTTGGAAGGCGGGTATTCCGGGGAACTACCCGCATTGAATTGACGAATCAGGAGTTCTCGCTGTTGCACCTGCTCATGCGCCGGAGAGGGGAGGTGCTGTCGCGAACCACGATCGCGTCCCAGGTCTGGGACGTCAACTTCGACACGGATACCAATGTCGTTGACGTCGCGATCCGGCGCCTGAGATCCAAGGTGGATGATCCCTTCGATCAAAAGCTGATCCATACCGTACGGGGAATGGGCTATGTCCTCGACCCAGAGCGCGGCCGGTGA
- a CDS encoding cation diffusion facilitator family transporter — protein sequence MGAGHSHDHPGGNERSLKIALALTGTFLIAEVVGGVMTKSLALISDAAHMLTDTVALAIALAAIAIAKRPADKKRTFGYYRFEILAAAFNALLLFGVAIYILYEAYLRLKSPPQIESTGMFVVAVLGLIINLISMRMLSSGQSSSLNVKGAYLEVWSDLLGSVGVIAGAIIIRFTGWAWVDSAIAVLIGLWVLPRTWILLKSSLNVLLEGVPDDVDLAEVEKQILATPGVKSFHDLHIWALTSGKASLTVHVVNDTAVNPEMEVLPELKQMLADKFDITHVTIQFELAPCEQADAAQHFNASPALVGSKSLAAGGN from the coding sequence ATGGGCGCAGGTCACTCACACGACCATCCCGGTGGCAACGAGCGATCGCTCAAGATCGCCCTTGCGCTGACCGGTACGTTCCTGATTGCCGAAGTGGTCGGTGGTGTCATGACGAAGAGCCTGGCGTTGATCTCCGACGCCGCGCACATGCTCACGGACACCGTCGCACTGGCCATCGCACTGGCTGCTATTGCGATCGCCAAGCGACCCGCGGACAAGAAGCGGACATTTGGCTACTACCGTTTTGAGATTCTTGCCGCGGCCTTTAACGCATTGCTGCTGTTCGGTGTGGCTATCTACATCCTGTACGAAGCCTACCTGCGGCTGAAATCGCCACCTCAGATTGAGTCAACCGGCATGTTCGTCGTGGCTGTGCTGGGCCTGATCATCAATCTCATCAGCATGCGCATGCTGTCCTCCGGGCAAAGCAGCAGCCTGAACGTGAAGGGTGCTTATCTGGAAGTCTGGAGCGATCTGCTCGGGTCGGTTGGCGTCATCGCCGGTGCGATCATCATCCGCTTCACGGGCTGGGCGTGGGTCGACTCCGCCATTGCGGTGCTGATCGGCCTCTGGGTACTGCCTCGCACGTGGATCCTGCTGAAGTCGAGCCTGAATGTGCTGCTCGAAGGCGTACCCGATGACGTGGATCTGGCAGAGGTTGAGAAGCAAATTCTGGCGACGCCCGGGGTAAAAAGCTTCCATGACCTCCACATCTGGGCACTTACCAGCGGCAAGGCGAGCTTGACGGTTCATGTCGTGAATGACACGGCCGTCAACCCGGAAATGGAAGTGCTACCGGAATTGAAGCAGATGCTGGCTGACAAATTCGATATCACGCACGTGACCATTCAGTTCGAACTGGCACCATGCGAACAAGCGGATGCAGCTCAGCATTTCAATGCATCGCCAGCACTGGTCGGATCGAAGTCGCTTGCTGCAGGAGGAAACTAA
- a CDS encoding porin: protein MKISRIAVASLGLFATTAFAQSSVTLYGVADAGIEYLSNVPSASPGGSNQVRMTSGNMSTSRWGLRGVEDLGGGLKAIFELESGISFDTGAQNNSTRLFDRSAFVGLGSKYGQLTLGRQTTPMYDTTLQLDPMGFAPRYSLFKMDDVLAGRADNAIKYRGIFSGLTVTGLYSFSRTGGGEVPGNYKVDRNMGVSLMYETGALAVGAVYDEIQGSTVATADRKDRRALIGASYAFGPAKAFIGYRWYNGNVGALPTNGSNIYWAGLRYGLTPALTLTGAAYYTDSRNSGADPFLFVASADYAFSKRTDVYMNVGYALNRGNSQLGMNGYNSTTGSPTNVVPGKDQTGVVVGVRHKF from the coding sequence ATGAAGATTAGTCGCATTGCCGTCGCATCCCTCGGTCTGTTCGCTACAACCGCATTCGCTCAATCGAGCGTCACGCTGTATGGTGTGGCCGACGCGGGTATCGAGTATCTGAGCAACGTCCCATCGGCTTCGCCCGGTGGCTCGAACCAGGTTCGCATGACCTCCGGCAACATGTCGACGTCGCGTTGGGGCCTGCGTGGCGTCGAAGACCTTGGCGGCGGTCTGAAAGCCATCTTCGAATTGGAAAGCGGCATTTCGTTCGACACCGGCGCACAGAACAACAGCACCCGTCTTTTTGATCGTAGTGCCTTCGTAGGATTGGGTAGCAAATATGGTCAACTGACGTTGGGTCGTCAAACGACACCAATGTATGACACCACGCTGCAACTCGACCCGATGGGCTTCGCGCCGCGCTACTCGCTCTTCAAGATGGATGACGTCTTGGCGGGTCGCGCTGACAATGCTATCAAGTACCGTGGCATCTTCAGTGGCCTGACGGTCACCGGCCTCTACAGCTTTAGCCGCACCGGCGGCGGCGAAGTGCCGGGGAACTACAAGGTCGATCGAAACATGGGCGTATCGCTCATGTATGAAACCGGCGCCCTCGCTGTCGGCGCGGTGTACGACGAGATCCAGGGCAGCACCGTCGCCACGGCCGACCGCAAGGACCGCCGCGCTCTAATTGGCGCGAGCTACGCTTTCGGACCGGCTAAGGCATTTATTGGTTATCGCTGGTACAACGGCAATGTCGGTGCGCTGCCGACGAACGGTTCTAACATTTACTGGGCCGGCCTGCGCTATGGCCTGACGCCCGCACTGACGCTGACCGGCGCCGCCTACTACACGGACAGCCGCAATTCTGGCGCAGACCCGTTCCTGTTCGTTGCCTCGGCAGATTACGCTTTCTCGAAGCGTACCGATGTGTATATGAACGTCGGTTATGCACTGAACCGCGGCAACTCGCAGCTGGGCATGAACGGCTACAACTCGACGACCGGCAGCCCGACCAACGTTGTCCCTGGCAAGGATCAGACCGGCGTCGTCGTAGGCGTACGCCACAAGTTCTGA
- the czcS gene encoding sensor histidine kinase CzcS, with product MRPGTSITPLSLTRRLGLFFALVLSIALASMGAFAYYSLAAQLEARDDEVVKGKLEQVEHFLREVDGVQGVPAAQHRFDDLVRGYSDLIVRVTALDGRLLFRTGNDALLEGTDQAAVTGKSSLMFQSADAVLGRDGTRATVFVAKSGEDRKQVTARFRTTLVLGTTVGVILTALVGAAITRRELEPAHVLIKQINRISVERLSYRVDMPPKPTEVRDIASAFNAMLQRLEDGYQKLSRFSADLAHDLRTPLNNLIGHAEVALSRDRTGPEYVALVEESLVEYQRLARMIDAMLFLARADSANVALELTELQLNAELRKLSAYFSVLAEERSVVIRVSGDATLVADAILFQRAINNVLSNAVRHAWPNSMIDLVVRREAAHCCIDITNVGDPIPERELSLIFDRFFRGDRARSNSSQSTGLGLAIVLSIMELHGGDASAVSGLDGKTRFTLRFPLNGAEASARVSVGRPSQDRPVVG from the coding sequence ATGAGGCCCGGGACTTCGATAACCCCGCTGTCACTGACGAGGCGGCTTGGGCTCTTCTTTGCATTGGTACTGTCTATCGCGCTGGCCAGCATGGGCGCCTTTGCTTACTACTCGCTCGCCGCGCAACTCGAGGCCAGAGACGATGAGGTTGTAAAGGGAAAACTCGAACAGGTCGAGCATTTCTTGCGCGAGGTGGACGGGGTGCAGGGCGTCCCGGCGGCGCAGCATCGCTTCGATGATCTGGTGCGAGGTTACTCGGACCTCATCGTTCGCGTCACGGCGCTGGATGGCCGGCTTTTGTTTCGCACGGGCAACGATGCATTGCTGGAAGGCACTGACCAAGCGGCGGTCACGGGAAAGTCATCGCTCATGTTCCAGTCCGCCGATGCGGTGTTGGGGCGAGACGGTACGCGGGCGACGGTGTTCGTGGCGAAGTCTGGCGAGGACAGGAAGCAGGTGACTGCGCGATTCCGGACGACGCTCGTGCTTGGTACCACCGTCGGTGTGATATTGACGGCCCTGGTGGGGGCGGCCATTACGCGCCGTGAGCTGGAGCCGGCGCACGTACTTATCAAGCAGATCAACCGGATCAGTGTGGAACGGCTGAGCTACCGGGTGGACATGCCACCCAAGCCCACCGAAGTGCGTGATATCGCCTCTGCGTTCAATGCGATGCTGCAACGCCTCGAGGATGGTTATCAGAAGCTGTCGCGGTTCTCCGCCGATCTTGCCCATGATTTGCGCACGCCGCTTAACAACCTCATTGGACATGCCGAGGTCGCCTTGTCACGAGACCGCACCGGGCCCGAGTATGTCGCCTTGGTGGAGGAAAGCCTGGTCGAATACCAGCGACTTGCGAGGATGATCGATGCGATGTTGTTCCTCGCGCGAGCTGACAGTGCCAATGTGGCGCTCGAGTTGACGGAACTCCAGTTGAATGCAGAACTTCGCAAGTTGTCCGCCTACTTTTCGGTGCTTGCAGAGGAGCGAAGCGTCGTAATCAGGGTAAGCGGGGATGCCACCCTGGTCGCTGATGCCATTCTGTTCCAGCGTGCGATCAACAATGTTCTGTCAAATGCGGTCCGTCATGCGTGGCCGAATTCGATGATAGATCTGGTGGTGCGCCGCGAAGCGGCACATTGTTGCATCGACATCACGAACGTTGGAGACCCAATCCCGGAGCGGGAACTTTCCCTCATCTTTGATCGGTTCTTCCGTGGGGATAGGGCGAGATCCAACTCGTCACAGTCCACGGGGCTGGGCCTGGCCATCGTCCTGTCGATCATGGAGCTCCATGGCGGCGACGCGTCAGCCGTGAGCGGCTTGGATGGGAAGACACGCTTTACATTGCGCTTCCCGCTCAACGGTGCTGAAGCCTCAGCGCGGGTTTCGGTGGGTAGGCCGAGTCAGGACCGACCAGTCGTTGGGTAG
- a CDS encoding FAD-binding oxidoreductase: protein MMGSISIWAATRPRRPRPALEGDLRVDVVIVGAGITGLTAALLLAKTARSVAAIEARAVGAGDSGGSTGNLYQTVTGGLETLAAKCEADTARAVVASRGEAIAWIEQQAQAMGPSSGFRRCPMYQYPLSPDAEPTILGELKALRAAGLDAQLASEMPPGLPAAKGAVLLLSAQAQFHPIGYLHALALQAEHAGARLFENSPALELDLEVGVVRTRTGTAFGHHIVLATHSPLGFHLVQAGMAVRREYGLAFHEQAVPAGIFWAQAHPRLSVRGLEANGKHYLLCIGEHHETGRHDAAAALAQLERAAQEYLAVGSPVQRWSAQHFHSPDGLPYIGRDESGAFIATGFSTDGLVYGTVAAHIITDQIIGAQSRWSSLYLGSLQKTENIAR, encoded by the coding sequence ATGATGGGCTCGATCTCCATCTGGGCGGCCACGCGCCCGCGTCGGCCTCGACCGGCCCTTGAGGGCGACCTGCGCGTCGACGTGGTGATCGTCGGTGCCGGCATCACGGGCCTGACCGCCGCCCTGCTGCTCGCAAAGACCGCCCGGTCGGTGGCGGCGATCGAAGCCCGTGCCGTAGGCGCGGGTGATAGCGGCGGCTCCACCGGTAACCTGTATCAGACCGTCACCGGTGGCCTCGAAACGCTGGCGGCTAAGTGCGAAGCGGACACCGCCCGCGCCGTCGTAGCGTCTCGCGGGGAAGCGATCGCCTGGATCGAGCAGCAAGCGCAGGCGATGGGGCCGAGCAGCGGCTTCCGCCGCTGCCCGATGTACCAGTATCCGCTAAGCCCGGATGCCGAGCCGACCATACTGGGGGAGCTGAAGGCATTGCGCGCAGCAGGTCTGGACGCGCAGTTGGCCTCTGAGATGCCCCCCGGCTTGCCCGCCGCAAAGGGCGCGGTGCTTCTGCTTTCGGCACAAGCGCAGTTCCATCCGATCGGCTATCTGCACGCCTTGGCCCTGCAAGCCGAACACGCCGGCGCCCGCCTCTTCGAAAACTCCCCTGCCCTCGAGCTGGACCTGGAAGTCGGCGTCGTTCGCACACGGACCGGTACCGCCTTCGGCCACCATATTGTGCTGGCCACCCATTCCCCGCTGGGTTTTCACTTGGTGCAAGCCGGCATGGCTGTGCGCCGCGAATATGGTTTGGCCTTCCACGAACAAGCCGTTCCGGCTGGCATCTTCTGGGCGCAGGCCCATCCCAGGCTATCGGTCCGCGGATTGGAGGCAAACGGCAAGCATTACTTGCTTTGCATCGGTGAACACCACGAAACGGGAAGGCATGATGCAGCCGCGGCACTCGCTCAACTTGAACGGGCCGCGCAGGAATACCTGGCTGTCGGTTCACCCGTTCAGCGCTGGTCGGCACAACACTTTCATTCTCCGGACGGCCTTCCCTACATCGGCCGGGACGAGTCAGGGGCTTTCATCGCCACTGGTTTCTCCACCGACGGGCTGGTGTACGGCACAGTCGCGGCCCACATCATTACTGATCAGATCATCGGCGCGCAGAGCCGTTGGAGTTCGCTGTACCTGGGGTCGCTTCAGAAAACGGAAAATATTGCACGCTAA
- the flgB gene encoding flagellar basal body rod protein FlgB, whose amino-acid sequence MDTPYVAKWARSEDSVHEQALRLRTRRFELLSANIANADTPNYKARDIDFSAELDRVMGSGQNFAGMTMTSPRHIEASKPALEEDLMYRVPLQSSMDGNTVEMDVERVAFAENALRMRFSIQKTADEYKDMLKLYQDMRP is encoded by the coding sequence ATGGACACGCCATACGTCGCAAAATGGGCGCGTAGCGAAGACAGCGTTCATGAGCAAGCGCTGCGACTTCGCACACGGAGGTTCGAGCTGCTGTCTGCAAATATTGCAAATGCGGATACGCCGAACTACAAGGCGCGCGATATCGACTTCAGCGCCGAGTTGGATAGGGTGATGGGCAGTGGCCAGAATTTTGCGGGCATGACCATGACTTCGCCGCGACACATCGAGGCAAGCAAGCCCGCGCTGGAAGAGGATCTGATGTATCGCGTCCCCCTGCAGTCGAGTATGGACGGCAACACCGTGGAGATGGACGTCGAGCGTGTGGCGTTTGCAGAGAACGCGCTGCGGATGCGGTTCTCCATTCAAAAGACTGCCGACGAGTACAAGGACATGCTCAAGCTCTACCAGGACATGCGGCCCTAG
- the czcE gene encoding copper-binding periplasmic protein CzcE, with protein MTMKTKKHALLFAALLLGGMSASYALEMTGLKPGVPASTATAQAMAKRHATLYGDPAGQSQASRIIDVKPGMRYVNVDSGETVAFRAGEKIVAWTFAQMVRDTSVDLGLLMPDLPGSAGVRVYIDRSDLFTGG; from the coding sequence ATGACTATGAAAACGAAGAAACACGCCTTGCTGTTTGCGGCGTTGCTGTTGGGTGGGATGTCGGCTTCGTATGCTTTGGAAATGACCGGGTTGAAACCGGGCGTGCCTGCGTCGACGGCGACGGCGCAGGCGATGGCGAAGCGTCACGCGACCTTGTATGGCGATCCAGCCGGCCAATCTCAGGCCAGTCGCATTATCGACGTGAAGCCAGGGATGCGGTATGTCAACGTGGACTCTGGCGAGACGGTGGCGTTTCGGGCCGGCGAGAAGATCGTCGCATGGACCTTCGCCCAGATGGTCAGGGATACGAGTGTGGACCTTGGCTTGTTGATGCCGGATCTGCCGGGTAGCGCTGGCGTGCGCGTCTATATTGATAGAAGCGACCTCTTCACAGGTGGCTGA
- a CDS encoding heavy metal sensor histidine kinase, producing the protein MKRRMSLTMRLTLLFSLTSALVLLGLGILIWLSMDRHFADEDYVVLGDNVRLIQKIAQEQSSTHLPSRLAEMVEHHPGFVAHVSTAKGDVIYRTNGFDFGAMLNVIGRLGPDETTLSWQQGDKEYRGMRAHATVPGESVPLAVMVGMDTEIHAHFMHAFRRSLAFYTTLAVLASGLFGWWAARRGLAPLRTMASRAKGVTSNHLDARMPVETVPVEMADLAATLNAMLERLQDDFRRLSEFSSDLAHELRTPITNLMTQTHVVLSQPREAAKYRDVLASNAEELLRLGRMVSDMLYLAKMEHGITLPNEESIHVGDEARALFDFYDALAEDKGVQLRLQGDASIVGDRLMLRRALSNLLSNALRYTPSGKAIVIKACEQDGGATIVVENQGEGIDPELLPSLFDRFFRADKSRARADSDSVGLGLSITQAIMVAHRGGISAESSGGLTRFILTFPRRQPRA; encoded by the coding sequence ATGAAGCGCCGTATGTCGCTGACCATGCGGCTGACGTTGTTGTTTTCTCTGACGTCGGCATTGGTGCTACTTGGCCTCGGAATACTGATCTGGCTTTCCATGGACCGGCATTTTGCCGACGAAGATTATGTGGTGCTTGGGGACAACGTTCGTCTGATTCAAAAGATCGCTCAGGAGCAATCCAGCACGCACCTGCCGAGCCGTCTTGCGGAAATGGTGGAACATCACCCCGGTTTTGTCGCCCATGTGAGCACCGCGAAAGGTGACGTCATTTACCGCACCAATGGGTTCGATTTTGGCGCCATGCTCAACGTTATTGGCCGGCTTGGACCGGATGAGACGACCTTGAGCTGGCAGCAGGGAGACAAGGAATACCGAGGTATGCGCGCGCACGCGACAGTGCCCGGCGAGTCGGTGCCCTTGGCGGTGATGGTCGGCATGGACACCGAAATCCATGCCCACTTTATGCACGCGTTTCGTCGCTCGCTGGCCTTCTATACCACGTTGGCGGTGCTCGCCAGCGGCTTGTTCGGCTGGTGGGCAGCCAGGCGCGGTCTGGCGCCGTTGCGAACGATGGCCTCTCGCGCCAAGGGTGTCACGTCGAATCACCTTGACGCCCGCATGCCCGTGGAGACCGTGCCGGTGGAGATGGCCGATCTGGCGGCGACGCTGAATGCCATGCTCGAGCGCTTGCAGGACGATTTCCGGCGATTGTCCGAATTCTCGTCCGACCTGGCTCACGAATTGCGCACGCCGATCACCAACCTGATGACCCAGACCCATGTCGTGTTGTCGCAGCCGCGCGAGGCCGCCAAGTACCGCGACGTGTTGGCCTCCAACGCCGAGGAGCTGCTGCGCCTTGGCCGCATGGTGTCCGATATGCTTTACTTGGCCAAGATGGAGCACGGCATCACGCTGCCCAACGAGGAGTCGATCCATGTCGGCGACGAGGCCCGCGCGCTGTTTGATTTCTACGACGCCTTGGCCGAGGACAAGGGTGTGCAGCTGCGCCTGCAGGGCGACGCCAGCATCGTGGGCGATCGCCTGATGTTGCGCCGCGCACTGAGCAATCTGCTGTCGAACGCACTGCGGTATACGCCCAGCGGCAAAGCGATTGTGATCAAGGCATGCGAGCAAGACGGCGGCGCCACCATCGTGGTCGAGAACCAGGGCGAGGGGATCGATCCCGAGCTGTTGCCGTCGTTGTTCGACCGGTTCTTTCGGGCCGACAAGTCCAGGGCGCGCGCTGATTCGGACAGCGTGGGGCTTGGCTTGTCGATCACGCAAGCCATCATGGTGGCGCACCGCGGTGGAATCTCGGCTGAGTCGTCAGGCGGTCTCACCCGCTTTATTCTGACCTTCCCGCGGCGCCAGCCACGAGCTTAG